The Methanosphaera sp. WGK6 nucleotide sequence AGGTATACCTCCAATATGTTTATCAACCATTGTTTTAAGAACTTTTACTTTTGAATCAGATGTTTTTGCAGTTATTACATCAGGTGTCATTATTGTTGAAATTCTCATATGAGATAGTGGAACATTTTCATATTTAGCTGAAGCTATTTTTATAGCCATGTCTTTTTCAGTTATGATTCCTACTAATTCACCATTTTTTGGAGAGATGGCTACTAGCCTTGATATTTTATGTTTACTCATTAGTTTTAAAGCATCAGAGACTGTTTGATCTTTATGTATTGTTATGATATCTTTAGCCATTACTTTTTCTATTGTCATTATAATCAACTCCATAGTTTTTTTAGAATATATTTAATAATATTATACTTAAAATATAAAAACATATTCATATTTTAAGATTAATTAAATAAAATTAATCTTTTTATATTTATCTATTGAACAATTGCTTTTAGTAAATCACGAATTGTTATGATTCCAATTATTTTTCCAGAGTCATCATCAACTACTGGTATTCCTCTAATATTTGATTCAAACATTGTATTTGCAATATCACCTAATTTATCATATTTTGAGGCTGTAATAATATCCGTAATCATTAATTCATCTACGGTGATATCTACAACATCATTTCCATCATTTGAAAATAATTTTGTGAATAATTTATGTTGTCCTATGTATTTTAGTATATCAGATGCTGTTACAAATCCTAGAAGTTCTTCTTTTGATGATGGTAATTGTGGATTTTCACCAACAATTGGTACTCTTCTAAGAGAGTTTCTTACCATTATTTTTGCTATACCTTCTATTCTTGTTCCAGGTGTTGTTGTGATTATATCTGTAGCCATTATGTTCTGTACTTCTAAGTCAGATATTAGTTTATCAAATTTTGATACTACATCTCCTTCAGTTACCATACCTACTATTTCATCAGCACTATTTACTATAGGACATCCTCCTATATGTTCTTCAAGCATTAAAGTTGCTGCATCAATAATTGTATCCTTGTTAGTCATTGTTTTTACATTACTCGTCATAATTTCCCGTATTGGTGCATTTATTGCTGATAAAAAGTTCCCTTTATGTTTTTCTGTAATGAGATTATATTTTTTCCCACCACCAAAGAAGTCAAGAATATCCATTGTTGTTACAATTCCAAGTAATTTTCCAGAACCTGGATCTGTTATAGGTACTCTTCTAATATCTTTTTCAACCATTAAATTTGCGATTTCAATTATTGTTGCACTTTGAGATGCTGTTATAATATCTTTAAATGCTATACTCATTATGTCTCCATCATTTTCAGATTTTTTTGTTTGTAAATTAAAATCATCAAAGTTATTGATTTTATTCATTATTTTATTTTTCATGTTTTTCATCTCCATTTAATTGGTTAACTTGTTATTTTTTTTCTAATATTGGATTTTAT carries:
- a CDS encoding CBS domain-containing protein; its protein translation is MKNKIMNKINNFDDFNLQTKKSENDGDIMSIAFKDIITASQSATIIEIANLMVEKDIRRVPITDPGSGKLLGIVTTMDILDFFGGGKKYNLITEKHKGNFLSAINAPIREIMTSNVKTMTNKDTIIDAATLMLEEHIGGCPIVNSADEIVGMVTEGDVVSKFDKLISDLEVQNIMATDIITTTPGTRIEGIAKIMVRNSLRRVPIVGENPQLPSSKEELLGFVTASDILKYIGQHKLFTKLFSNDGNDVVDITVDELMITDIITASKYDKLGDIANTMFESNIRGIPVVDDDSGKIIGIITIRDLLKAIVQ